One Phycisphaera mikurensis NBRC 102666 DNA window includes the following coding sequences:
- a CDS encoding aldo/keto reductase produces the protein MTTDATTSLRWGILSTGRIAHAFASHLPASRTGRLVAVASRATEPAEAFAAECRAAHGEVRAHGSYAALLADPEVEAIYLATPHPQHAEWLVKAARAGKHVLCEKPLAVNFADAEAALAEAAASGVTVREAFMYRCHPQTAAIAEAIRGGKIGDVRLIEAVFSFDVGETRTGRLVENDAAGGGILDVGCYTMNLARSLAGAARGEPFAEPRGLAGQAFVGDTGVDEWAIADADFGGGLLAQLRCGVRLKQDGPQLRVTGSAGSLVAEQVFIPAREGGEAGFDLTTDAGTERVTAASERALYGLEADAFAAAVAGEASPLPTPADTLGNMAALDRWRDAVGLRYGIETPAKYRSTRVGGEPLAAGSRIPSVTLAGVAGRVSRLVLGCDNKNHLAELAPVADAYWAAGGNAFDTAQVYGKPRSKALGDWLAHRGVAAEAHVICKGAHSPRCHPSQVGVELDLQLGWLGLDACSFYFLHRDNPEVPVGEFVDAVDELASAGKITGLSGGSNWSLQRVKEANAYAAANGRRAFTAVSQNLSLAVMVDPIWGGCVTAHQPDWLAWLEETQTPNFAWSSQARGFFAAGRDLDEAEVKRCWVSEDNLERKRRAVELAEKKGCDAINVAGAWVLRQPFPSFALIGPRQVSELHSTLATLDVTLTDEEVAWLDLR, from the coding sequence ATGACCACCGACGCCACGACCTCGCTCCGCTGGGGCATCCTCTCCACGGGCAGAATCGCCCACGCCTTCGCCAGCCACCTCCCCGCCAGCCGCACCGGCCGGCTGGTCGCGGTGGCCTCGCGTGCGACCGAGCCGGCGGAGGCCTTCGCCGCGGAGTGCCGCGCGGCCCACGGCGAGGTGCGGGCCCACGGCTCCTACGCGGCGCTGCTGGCCGACCCGGAGGTCGAGGCGATCTACCTCGCCACCCCGCACCCGCAGCACGCCGAGTGGCTGGTGAAGGCGGCCCGAGCCGGAAAGCACGTGCTCTGCGAGAAGCCGCTGGCGGTGAACTTCGCCGACGCCGAGGCGGCGCTGGCCGAGGCCGCCGCGTCGGGCGTGACGGTGCGCGAGGCCTTCATGTACCGCTGCCACCCGCAGACGGCGGCGATCGCCGAGGCGATCCGCGGCGGGAAGATCGGCGACGTGCGGCTGATCGAGGCGGTCTTCAGCTTCGACGTCGGCGAGACCCGGACCGGCCGCTTGGTCGAAAACGACGCGGCCGGCGGCGGCATCCTCGACGTCGGCTGCTACACGATGAACCTCGCCCGCAGCCTCGCGGGAGCGGCCCGGGGTGAGCCCTTCGCCGAGCCCCGAGGACTCGCCGGCCAGGCGTTTGTCGGCGACACCGGCGTGGACGAGTGGGCGATCGCCGATGCCGACTTCGGCGGCGGCCTGCTCGCGCAACTCCGCTGCGGCGTGCGGCTCAAGCAGGACGGCCCGCAGCTTCGGGTCACCGGCTCGGCCGGCTCCCTCGTCGCCGAGCAGGTCTTCATCCCGGCGCGGGAGGGCGGCGAAGCGGGCTTCGACCTCACCACCGACGCGGGCACCGAGCGGGTGACCGCCGCCTCCGAGCGGGCGCTCTACGGGCTCGAAGCCGACGCCTTCGCGGCGGCGGTCGCGGGGGAAGCTTCTCCGCTGCCCACGCCCGCCGACACGCTGGGGAACATGGCGGCGCTGGACCGCTGGCGCGACGCCGTCGGGCTCCGCTACGGCATCGAGACCCCCGCGAAGTACCGGAGCACCCGCGTGGGCGGGGAGCCGCTCGCGGCGGGTTCCCGCATCCCCAGCGTGACGCTGGCGGGCGTGGCCGGCCGGGTTTCTCGCCTGGTCCTCGGGTGCGACAACAAGAACCACCTCGCCGAGCTCGCGCCGGTGGCCGACGCCTACTGGGCCGCCGGCGGCAACGCCTTCGACACGGCCCAGGTCTACGGCAAGCCGAGGAGCAAAGCGCTCGGCGACTGGCTCGCCCACCGCGGCGTCGCCGCGGAGGCGCACGTCATCTGCAAGGGCGCCCACTCGCCCCGCTGCCACCCCAGCCAGGTCGGCGTCGAGCTGGACCTTCAGCTGGGCTGGCTCGGACTCGACGCCTGCTCCTTCTATTTCCTGCACCGCGACAACCCGGAGGTGCCCGTCGGCGAGTTCGTCGACGCCGTCGACGAGCTGGCGTCGGCCGGGAAGATCACCGGGCTCTCCGGCGGGAGCAACTGGTCGCTGCAGCGGGTGAAGGAAGCGAACGCTTACGCCGCCGCCAACGGCCGCCGCGCCTTCACGGCGGTGAGCCAGAACCTCTCGCTGGCGGTCATGGTCGACCCGATCTGGGGTGGGTGCGTCACCGCGCACCAGCCGGACTGGCTGGCCTGGCTGGAGGAGACGCAGACGCCCAACTTCGCGTGGAGCAGCCAGGCCCGCGGCTTCTTCGCCGCCGGCCGCGACCTCGACGAGGCCGAGGTGAAGCGCTGCTGGGTGAGCGAAGACAACCTCGAGCGGAAGCGCCGGGCCGTCGAGCTCGCGGAGAAGAAGGGCTGCGACGCGATCAACGTCGCCGGCGCGTGGGTCCTCCGCCAGCCCTTCCCCAGCTTCGCGCTGATCGGACCGCGGCAGGTCAGCGAGCTGCACTCGACCCTCGCCACGCTGGACGTGACGCTGACCGACGAGGAGGTCGCCTGGCTGGATCTGCGGTAG
- a CDS encoding SGNH/GDSL hydrolase family protein: protein MSEPLIRSGMTVLFQGDSITDTGRDRSIAEANQTEALGRGYALLASARLLAAFGPSGVRCLNRGVGGDKAFQLADRWQADCLGLKPDVLSLLIGVNDTWHGLAGGDGIPEATLPRFAHHVDFLLGSVREQNPEAVLVVCDPFAVPAGAGAELAFEPELGERRKILGKAAKKHDAVRVRFQEVLDQRLAAGVAAADLAADGVHPTLYGHAVMAAAWLGAVRL, encoded by the coding sequence ATGAGCGAGCCTTTGATCCGATCCGGCATGACCGTCCTCTTCCAGGGCGACTCGATCACCGACACCGGCCGCGATCGATCGATCGCCGAGGCCAACCAAACCGAGGCGCTCGGCCGCGGGTACGCGCTGCTCGCGTCGGCGCGGCTGCTTGCAGCCTTCGGCCCCTCCGGCGTCCGCTGCCTGAACCGCGGCGTCGGCGGCGACAAGGCGTTCCAGCTGGCGGACCGCTGGCAAGCCGACTGCCTCGGCTTGAAGCCCGACGTGCTGTCGCTGCTCATCGGCGTGAACGACACCTGGCACGGGCTCGCCGGCGGCGACGGCATCCCCGAGGCGACGCTTCCGCGCTTCGCCCACCACGTCGACTTCCTGCTCGGCAGCGTGCGGGAGCAGAACCCCGAAGCGGTGCTCGTCGTGTGCGACCCGTTCGCGGTGCCGGCCGGTGCGGGGGCCGAGCTGGCGTTCGAGCCGGAGCTGGGCGAACGCCGGAAGATCCTCGGAAAAGCGGCGAAGAAGCACGACGCGGTCCGCGTCCGGTTCCAGGAGGTCCTCGACCAGCGGCTGGCCGCGGGCGTGGCCGCGGCCGACCTCGCCGCCGACGGCGTCCACCCGACGCTGTACGGGCACGCGGTGATGGCGGCGGCGTGGCTGGGAGCGGTGCGGCTTTAA
- a CDS encoding transaldolase family protein, producing MTRPIQSILDAGSTLWLDSVDPDEVKKNKARGITGATSNPAIIAALIATGRFDDTIKKFMGEGHDDEAIAWAITDKLTKDAAREFKDDWEKSRGNTGWVSFELDPLLEDPDNGLSVAERSRKYVELGKRWAEGQVNRMIKVPATEAGLGALEELAAAGVTLNVTLIFSERQYLAARDAVWRGRQRHGSKSRFKSVYSIFISRVDVYTKEHCPELSEEAQGKVGLVNAKQIGLKNAAFWEDKELALKQEMIWASTGKKLDWQEEDYYVGNLVGADIQTNPPETFDALESLGKSYEANATQLPPQHVVDEINQKVDIQKLEDTLMREGTAKFADPHKKLLASIQEKRAALG from the coding sequence ATGACCCGCCCCATCCAGTCCATCCTCGACGCCGGCTCCACGCTCTGGCTCGACTCCGTCGATCCCGACGAGGTCAAGAAGAACAAGGCCCGCGGCATCACCGGCGCCACCAGCAACCCCGCCATCATCGCGGCGCTGATCGCCACCGGCCGCTTCGACGACACGATCAAGAAGTTCATGGGCGAGGGTCATGACGACGAGGCCATCGCCTGGGCCATCACCGACAAGCTGACCAAGGACGCCGCCCGCGAGTTCAAGGACGACTGGGAGAAGAGCCGCGGCAACACCGGCTGGGTCAGCTTCGAGCTCGACCCGCTGCTGGAGGACCCCGACAACGGCCTCTCCGTTGCCGAGCGATCCAGGAAGTACGTCGAGCTGGGCAAGCGCTGGGCCGAGGGCCAGGTCAACCGGATGATCAAGGTGCCGGCCACCGAGGCGGGCCTCGGGGCGCTCGAGGAGCTCGCCGCCGCCGGCGTCACGCTCAACGTCACGCTGATCTTCAGCGAGCGGCAGTACCTCGCCGCCCGCGACGCGGTGTGGAGAGGCCGGCAGCGGCACGGCAGCAAGAGCCGCTTCAAGAGCGTCTACTCGATCTTCATCAGCCGGGTCGACGTCTACACGAAGGAGCACTGCCCGGAGCTCTCGGAGGAGGCTCAGGGCAAGGTCGGCCTGGTGAACGCGAAGCAGATCGGCCTCAAGAACGCGGCCTTCTGGGAGGACAAGGAGCTGGCCCTCAAGCAGGAGATGATCTGGGCGAGCACCGGCAAGAAGCTCGACTGGCAAGAGGAGGACTACTACGTCGGCAACCTCGTCGGCGCGGACATCCAGACCAACCCGCCGGAGACCTTCGACGCCCTGGAGAGCCTCGGCAAGAGCTACGAGGCCAACGCGACCCAGCTCCCGCCGCAGCACGTGGTCGACGAGATCAACCAGAAGGTCGACATCCAGAAGCTCGAGGACACGCTGATGCGGGAGGGCACGGCCAAGTTCGCCGACCCGCACAAGAAGCTGCTCGCCAGCATCCAGGAGAAGCGCGCGGCGCTGGGCTGA
- a CDS encoding AAA family ATPase: MDEPSGARPSGAIERLRDNIRRCFYGNADAVHKVLVCLLARGHVLIEDVPGVGKTTLAVALARSIDGSLARLQMTPDMLPADILGVTIWDRKREAFEFKPGPVFHNIVLADEVNRTTPRTQSALLEAMSEGQVSIDGTTHKLLDPFMVIATQNPFEFEGTYFLPESQLDRFLMRISLGYPGPENEARVLVNDPRRTALKEMKPVVTTSELVEMQDAAAAVRVDPHLAAYVVSLASATRGSDRFQIGVSPRGSLALLRAAKAAASIDGRDYLVPEDIAGLAVPVFAHRCVPREADFDAEGGTAERVVAQVLASVPSPV, encoded by the coding sequence ATGGACGAACCCTCCGGAGCCAGGCCCAGCGGCGCCATCGAGCGGCTGCGCGACAACATCCGGCGGTGCTTCTACGGCAACGCCGACGCGGTGCACAAGGTGCTCGTCTGCTTGCTCGCCCGCGGGCACGTGCTCATCGAGGACGTCCCCGGCGTCGGCAAGACGACGCTGGCGGTGGCGCTCGCCCGCAGCATCGACGGCTCGCTCGCACGCCTGCAGATGACGCCGGACATGCTGCCGGCCGACATCCTCGGGGTCACCATCTGGGACCGCAAGCGGGAGGCGTTCGAGTTCAAGCCCGGCCCGGTGTTCCACAACATCGTCCTCGCCGACGAGGTGAACCGGACGACGCCGCGCACGCAGTCGGCGCTGCTCGAGGCCATGAGCGAGGGGCAGGTGTCGATCGACGGGACGACGCACAAGCTGCTCGACCCCTTCATGGTCATCGCGACGCAGAACCCCTTCGAGTTCGAGGGCACGTACTTCCTGCCCGAGTCGCAGCTCGACCGCTTCCTCATGCGGATCTCGCTGGGCTACCCCGGCCCCGAAAACGAAGCCCGCGTGTTGGTGAACGACCCGCGGCGCACGGCACTCAAGGAGATGAAGCCGGTGGTCACGACCAGCGAGCTCGTGGAGATGCAGGACGCCGCCGCGGCCGTCCGCGTCGACCCGCACCTCGCGGCGTACGTGGTCTCGCTCGCCTCCGCCACCCGCGGCAGCGACCGCTTCCAGATCGGCGTCTCGCCCCGCGGCAGCCTCGCCCTCCTGAGGGCGGCCAAGGCGGCGGCCTCCATCGACGGCCGCGACTACCTCGTGCCCGAGGACATCGCCGGCCTCGCGGTGCCGGTCTTTGCGCACCGCTGCGTGCCGCGCGAGGCGGACTTCGACGCCGAGGGCGGCACGGCCGAACGCGTGGTCGCGCAGGTCCTCGCCTCGGTGCCTTCACCGGTTTGA
- the rsmA gene encoding 16S rRNA (adenine(1518)-N(6)/adenine(1519)-N(6))-dimethyltransferase RsmA, with translation MPQSLSEIKTLLASRGLRPKHALGQNFLHDGNHLRRIVEAAEVGSGDTVLEVGPGTGTLTGALLDAGAAVAAVELDDALAGIVADRFGERPGFSLVRGDCLDGKHGLNPEMMSAVGDGPFKLVANLPYQAASPLLANLAGRAGRPMSLAVVMLQKEVADRLSAGPGSKVYGALGVLLQSGFAVDRVAVLPASCFWPQPKVQSAVVRLRRRETPMAEDVAGFGRFLHGLFAKRRKQLGAVLGRGFDFPAGVDPAGRAEDLAPEVLAELFRRSLRT, from the coding sequence ATGCCCCAATCCCTCTCCGAAATCAAGACCCTCCTCGCCTCCCGCGGCCTGCGGCCCAAGCACGCGCTGGGGCAGAACTTCCTGCACGACGGGAACCACCTGCGGCGGATCGTGGAGGCGGCGGAGGTCGGGTCCGGCGACACCGTGCTGGAAGTCGGGCCGGGGACGGGCACGCTCACCGGGGCGCTGCTCGACGCGGGCGCGGCCGTCGCGGCGGTGGAACTCGACGACGCGCTGGCGGGCATCGTCGCCGACCGCTTCGGGGAACGGCCGGGCTTCTCGCTGGTCCGCGGCGACTGCCTCGACGGGAAGCACGGGCTGAACCCGGAGATGATGTCGGCGGTCGGCGACGGGCCGTTCAAGCTGGTCGCGAACCTGCCGTACCAGGCGGCGTCGCCGCTGCTGGCGAACCTGGCGGGGCGGGCCGGGCGGCCGATGTCGCTCGCGGTGGTGATGCTGCAGAAGGAGGTGGCGGACCGCCTGTCGGCGGGGCCGGGCAGCAAGGTGTACGGGGCCTTGGGGGTGCTCCTGCAGAGCGGCTTCGCGGTGGACCGCGTGGCGGTGCTGCCGGCGTCGTGCTTCTGGCCGCAGCCCAAGGTGCAGTCGGCCGTGGTCCGGCTGCGGCGGCGGGAGACGCCGATGGCCGAAGACGTCGCGGGCTTCGGCCGCTTCTTGCACGGGCTCTTCGCCAAGCGGCGGAAGCAGCTGGGGGCGGTGCTGGGGCGCGGCTTCGACTTCCCCGCGGGCGTGGATCCAGCCGGTCGGGCGGAGGACTTGGCCCCGGAGGTGCTGGCGGAGCTGTTCCGGCGTTCGCTGCGGACGTAG
- the mutL gene encoding DNA mismatch repair endonuclease MutL, which produces MQAAADRASIQTLPPLLVDQIAAGEVVERPSSVVKELLENAVDAGATRIVIDAEEGGGALVRVSDDGGGIPADQLGLALSPHATSKLRDADGLAAIATLGFRGEALASIASVARVRVVSRPPGEELAAAIEQAGGPPGPVAPLAAPAGTTVEVRDLFFNVPARRRFLRAAPTEYGRIAATVQQSAMTHPRVGFRLTHNGRVTLELPAGQDPWERGVAILGRDLDDALLRLDRDEPGWKGASPMRVLALLGRPEIGRASSKFQHFSVNGRPVRDRQLVHALKEAYRGLMPADRQPVAAVHLTLDPAAVDVNVHPTKAEVRFRDAGAAHSLIRAACRERLLAEDLTPALHPRTAGGSGPNRPRSAAQGFELREPSPSRASFDYAATRDELDRLADAPAGQRGAAGAGGPAVAGPPRKVVQFSDSFLVTEDAEGLLVIDQHALHERVMFEKLWKRILGEGKPLEKQRLLVPVTVTADAGRQALLDDLAPLLESLALELEPMGPRTLAVQAFPTLLKSRGVAVGPFVEGLLDAAENGDLAGPADAGGRVTEAALAAVLDMMSCKAAVKAGDRLSGPELDELLRLRDEVERSSSCPHGRPTTLRLTWNELRHRFGR; this is translated from the coding sequence ATGCAGGCCGCGGCCGACCGAGCCTCCATCCAGACGCTCCCGCCGCTCTTGGTCGACCAGATCGCCGCGGGCGAGGTGGTCGAGCGGCCGTCGTCGGTCGTGAAGGAGCTGCTGGAGAACGCGGTCGACGCGGGGGCGACGCGCATCGTCATCGACGCCGAGGAGGGCGGCGGCGCGCTCGTCCGCGTGAGCGACGACGGCGGCGGCATCCCGGCCGACCAGCTCGGCCTCGCGCTCTCGCCCCACGCCACCAGCAAGCTGCGCGACGCGGACGGCCTCGCCGCCATCGCGACGCTGGGCTTCCGCGGCGAAGCGCTCGCGTCGATCGCCTCGGTCGCACGCGTCCGCGTCGTGTCGCGGCCGCCGGGCGAGGAGCTCGCCGCCGCCATCGAGCAGGCCGGCGGCCCACCCGGCCCCGTCGCTCCGCTCGCCGCGCCCGCGGGCACCACCGTCGAGGTCCGCGACCTCTTCTTCAACGTGCCCGCCCGCCGCCGCTTCCTCCGCGCGGCCCCCACCGAGTACGGCCGCATCGCCGCGACCGTGCAGCAGTCGGCGATGACCCACCCCCGCGTGGGCTTCCGCCTCACGCACAACGGCCGCGTCACGCTGGAGCTGCCCGCCGGCCAGGACCCCTGGGAGCGGGGCGTGGCGATCCTCGGCCGCGACCTCGACGACGCCCTGCTCCGCCTCGACCGCGACGAGCCCGGCTGGAAGGGCGCGAGCCCGATGCGGGTGCTCGCGCTGCTGGGCCGGCCCGAGATCGGCCGCGCCAGCAGCAAGTTCCAGCACTTCAGCGTGAACGGCCGGCCCGTCCGCGACCGCCAGCTCGTGCACGCGCTCAAGGAGGCGTACCGCGGGTTGATGCCGGCCGACCGCCAGCCCGTCGCCGCCGTGCACCTCACCCTCGACCCCGCCGCCGTCGACGTGAACGTCCACCCGACCAAGGCCGAGGTCCGCTTCCGCGACGCGGGTGCGGCCCACTCGCTGATCCGCGCCGCCTGCCGCGAGCGCCTGCTCGCCGAAGACCTCACGCCCGCGCTGCATCCGCGGACCGCCGGAGGATCCGGGCCCAACCGCCCGCGGTCCGCGGCGCAGGGCTTCGAGCTGCGGGAGCCCTCGCCGTCCCGCGCGTCCTTCGACTACGCCGCCACGCGCGACGAGCTCGACCGCCTGGCGGACGCTCCCGCGGGCCAGCGTGGTGCAGCGGGAGCCGGCGGACCCGCAGTCGCGGGGCCGCCGAGGAAGGTCGTCCAGTTTTCCGATTCCTTCCTCGTCACCGAAGATGCCGAGGGCTTGCTGGTCATCGATCAGCACGCCCTGCACGAGCGCGTGATGTTCGAGAAGCTCTGGAAGCGGATCCTCGGCGAAGGCAAGCCGCTGGAGAAGCAGCGGCTCCTCGTGCCGGTCACCGTCACCGCCGACGCCGGGCGTCAGGCGCTCCTGGACGACCTCGCCCCGCTGCTCGAAAGCCTCGCGCTGGAGCTGGAGCCCATGGGGCCGCGGACGCTCGCCGTCCAGGCCTTCCCCACGCTGCTCAAGTCTCGCGGCGTCGCCGTCGGCCCCTTCGTCGAGGGCCTGCTGGACGCGGCCGAGAACGGCGACCTCGCGGGCCCCGCCGATGCCGGCGGCCGCGTCACCGAGGCGGCCCTCGCCGCCGTGCTCGACATGATGAGCTGCAAAGCCGCGGTCAAAGCCGGCGACCGCCTCAGCGGCCCCGAGCTCGACGAGCTGCTCCGCCTCCGCGACGAGGTCGAACGCAGCAGCAGCTGCCCCCACGGCCGCCCGACCACCCTCCGCCTCACCTGGAACGAGCTGCGCCACCGCTTCGGCCGCTGA
- a CDS encoding aminotransferase class III-fold pyridoxal phosphate-dependent enzyme has product MPEAKPLLAEQLASDPRLAEARRLIAEAVGEHQAAVDGPRPADPARAAGHQQAVDSFFASRGAPLWYPYLGSGFGVGPLVELGDGSVKWDMLSGIGVHHFGHLHPEFVDAGLDAALSDTVMQGGFQHNADAAECMARFIRLAQAPPVGGGTGSSLSHCFLTTSGAMANENSFKMAFQKRALEGHPADRMLAFEGTFCGRTLALSAMSDKPGNRVGLPLAMNVDYVPFLDPADEAGSTQRAVKRLQEHLARWPGHHAGMKLELVIGEGGFYPGSRDFFAALVGPLKEAGVAVICDEIQTFGRTSRPFAFQHFGLDEHVDLVNVGKATQVCCTLFTDAWAPKPGLIAQTFSGATSSIRAGLRVLEACENGGLFETDADRGHVLALGDAVRGRVRAYAAKHPDRVTGPYGVGCMFAFQPGDGSMATARKLCETLFDAGLIAFVCGRAVTRVRFLLPAGGMSIEQGHAVCDLLEEVLDGFQW; this is encoded by the coding sequence ATGCCCGAAGCCAAGCCTCTGCTCGCCGAACAGCTCGCTTCCGACCCACGCCTCGCCGAAGCCCGGCGTCTGATCGCCGAAGCCGTCGGCGAGCACCAGGCCGCCGTGGACGGGCCGCGCCCGGCCGATCCGGCCCGAGCCGCGGGCCACCAGCAGGCCGTCGACTCCTTCTTCGCCAGCCGCGGCGCGCCGCTTTGGTACCCGTACCTCGGCTCGGGCTTCGGCGTCGGCCCGCTGGTCGAGCTCGGCGACGGCAGCGTGAAGTGGGACATGCTCTCGGGCATCGGCGTGCACCACTTCGGCCACCTGCATCCGGAGTTCGTCGACGCCGGCCTCGACGCCGCGCTCAGCGACACCGTGATGCAGGGCGGCTTCCAGCACAACGCCGACGCCGCGGAGTGCATGGCCCGCTTCATCCGGCTGGCGCAGGCCCCGCCGGTCGGCGGCGGGACCGGTTCCTCGCTGAGCCACTGCTTCCTCACCACCTCCGGGGCGATGGCCAACGAGAACAGCTTCAAGATGGCCTTCCAGAAGCGGGCGCTGGAGGGCCACCCGGCCGATCGCATGCTCGCCTTCGAGGGCACCTTCTGCGGCCGCACGCTCGCCCTCTCGGCGATGAGCGACAAGCCGGGCAACCGCGTGGGGCTCCCGCTGGCGATGAACGTCGACTACGTGCCCTTCCTGGATCCGGCCGACGAAGCCGGCAGCACCCAGCGGGCGGTGAAGCGACTGCAAGAGCACCTCGCCCGCTGGCCGGGCCACCACGCCGGCATGAAGCTGGAGCTGGTCATCGGCGAGGGCGGCTTCTACCCCGGCAGCCGCGACTTCTTCGCCGCCCTCGTCGGCCCGCTCAAGGAGGCCGGCGTCGCCGTCATCTGCGACGAGATCCAGACCTTCGGCCGCACCAGCCGGCCGTTTGCCTTCCAGCACTTCGGCCTGGACGAGCACGTCGACCTCGTGAACGTCGGCAAGGCGACGCAGGTCTGCTGCACGCTCTTCACCGACGCGTGGGCACCCAAGCCCGGCCTCATCGCGCAGACCTTCAGCGGCGCGACGTCGAGCATCCGGGCCGGCCTTCGCGTGCTCGAAGCCTGCGAGAACGGCGGCCTCTTCGAGACGGACGCGGACCGCGGCCACGTTCTGGCCCTCGGCGACGCCGTCCGCGGCCGCGTGCGGGCGTACGCGGCGAAGCACCCCGACCGCGTCACCGGCCCCTACGGCGTCGGCTGCATGTTCGCCTTCCAGCCCGGCGACGGCAGCATGGCCACAGCCCGCAAGCTCTGCGAGACCCTTTTCGACGCCGGCCTCATCGCCTTCGTCTGCGGCCGGGCCGTGACGCGCGTCCGCTTCCTCCTGCCGGCCGGCGGGATGAGCATCGAGCAGGGGCACGCGGTCTGCGATCTGCTGGAGGAGGTGCTCGACGGCTTCCAGTGGTGA
- a CDS encoding glycosyltransferase family 2 protein, with translation MRTLIAVPVYNEEQHVEKVISAITCVAQGDRVCRNGQAEKLDDPQPPADVLVIDDGSTDATPSLLAKQPVDVIRHKTNLGYGRSIRDAFRWAQCYRYDWLVTMDCDEQHEPASLPDFRAAIADDDADVVSGSRYLDPEAIDRAHGAPPEDRRKINEAVCDWVNQRLGARLGGPITDAFCGFKAYRVSRLAALALDVDGYAIPLQFWVQAAAARLTVKEVPIRLIYTDEERTFGAELDDPAHRIAHYREVFEAEMSKHSGLSDVAEPASAVGSAAEPAERNGSVGLPEAAAEAAGVARS, from the coding sequence ATGCGCACGCTGATCGCCGTCCCGGTCTACAACGAAGAACAGCACGTGGAGAAGGTGATCTCGGCGATCACCTGCGTGGCGCAGGGCGACCGCGTCTGCCGCAACGGGCAGGCGGAGAAGCTCGACGATCCGCAGCCGCCGGCGGACGTGCTGGTGATCGACGACGGCAGCACCGACGCGACGCCCTCGCTGCTGGCGAAGCAGCCGGTGGACGTGATCCGCCACAAAACGAACCTGGGCTACGGCCGCAGCATCCGCGACGCCTTCCGCTGGGCCCAGTGCTACCGCTACGACTGGCTGGTCACGATGGACTGCGACGAGCAGCACGAGCCGGCGAGCCTGCCGGACTTCCGGGCGGCCATCGCCGACGACGACGCGGACGTGGTCTCGGGCAGCCGCTACCTCGATCCCGAGGCCATCGATCGGGCGCACGGGGCGCCGCCGGAGGACCGCCGGAAGATCAACGAAGCCGTGTGCGACTGGGTGAACCAGCGGCTGGGGGCGCGGCTGGGCGGTCCGATCACCGACGCCTTCTGCGGGTTCAAGGCGTACCGGGTCTCGCGGCTGGCGGCGCTCGCGCTCGACGTCGACGGCTACGCGATCCCACTGCAGTTCTGGGTGCAGGCGGCGGCGGCGCGGCTGACGGTGAAGGAAGTCCCGATCCGGCTGATCTACACCGACGAGGAGCGGACCTTCGGCGCCGAGCTCGACGACCCCGCGCACCGCATCGCCCACTACCGCGAGGTCTTTGAGGCGGAGATGAGCAAGCACTCCGGGCTGTCCGACGTGGCGGAGCCCGCGTCGGCCGTCGGGTCCGCCGCGGAGCCGGCAGAGCGGAACGGCTCGGTCGGGCTGCCCGAGGCCGCCGCCGAGGCCGCCGGCGTGGCGAGGAGCTGA
- a CDS encoding thioredoxin family protein — MKLLSPALALTAAAALATGSAFLLAPAPAVAAHHGAKAEVGQPAPAFTAMDQHGNPVSLADFKGDVTVVEFFNDQCPFVAKFYEPGVMQQMAADYAAKGVQWVAIDSSHFTSVEENASIAEAWGIDRAILDDSAGDIGHAYGAKTTPHMYVIDAEGVLRYAGAIDSVRSTDSDDIEGATNHVAEALDAILAGEEVQTETTKPYGCSVKYK; from the coding sequence ATGAAGCTCCTCTCCCCCGCCCTCGCCCTCACCGCCGCCGCCGCCCTCGCCACCGGCTCCGCCTTCCTGCTCGCGCCCGCGCCCGCGGTCGCGGCCCACCACGGAGCCAAGGCCGAGGTCGGCCAGCCCGCTCCGGCCTTCACCGCGATGGACCAGCACGGCAACCCCGTGTCGCTGGCCGACTTCAAGGGCGACGTGACCGTCGTCGAGTTCTTCAACGACCAGTGCCCCTTCGTGGCGAAGTTCTACGAGCCCGGCGTCATGCAGCAGATGGCCGCCGACTACGCCGCCAAGGGCGTGCAGTGGGTCGCCATCGACTCCAGCCACTTCACCAGCGTCGAGGAGAACGCCTCGATCGCCGAGGCCTGGGGCATCGACCGCGCCATCCTCGACGACTCCGCCGGCGACATCGGCCACGCCTACGGCGCCAAGACGACCCCGCACATGTACGTGATCGACGCCGAGGGCGTGCTCCGCTACGCCGGCGCCATCGACAGCGTGCGCAGCACCGACTCCGACGACATCGAGGGCGCCACCAACCACGTCGCCGAGGCCCTCGACGCGATCCTCGCCGGGGAGGAAGTCCAGACCGAGACGACCAAGCCCTACGGCTGCAGCGTCAAGTACAAGTGA